A stretch of Chiloscyllium plagiosum isolate BGI_BamShark_2017 chromosome 41, ASM401019v2, whole genome shotgun sequence DNA encodes these proteins:
- the LOC122542790 gene encoding bone morphogenetic protein 4-like encodes MLPASLLQMVVLCAWVLLAGEASLFSEGGKTVPLDASRKEGAAHSLPDPELVHTLRRTLLSRLGLSHLPKPNPAAIIPQYMRDLYHFHTGDYGNIQDSSFTHLGKHTRGANTVRSFHHLDYLQEVPYPKGRGFHQIVFNLTTIPDREHVTSAELRLFREAEIRASPGLDVVAVYELSGPLGRGTMGRRLLERRLLPGNRSQWESFEVGPAVMNLKAGQRQRRGLVAFLVEMRPGLSPRGRLRVGRSPREAEEPRWPLLVTYGRDSGGGRALGSRPKRHGLKKGARTRVRSRNRCRRRPLYVDFKRVGWTEWIIAPRGYNAFYCQGECRFPLADHMNSSSHAIVQTLVNSVNTDIPKACCVPTELSPVAMLYLDDDERVVLKNYQEMAVEGCGCR; translated from the exons ATGCTCCCTGCTAGTCTTCTGCAGATGGTCGTCCTGTGTGCCTGGGTGCTGTTAGCTGGAGAAGCCAGCTTGTTCTCCGAAGGAGGGAAGACAGTGCCGTTGGATGCAAGCCGAAAGGAAGGTGCAGCACACTCTTTGCCAGATCCTGAGCTGGTCCATACCCTCCGCAGGACTCTACTGAGCAGATTGGGACTGAGCCATCTCCCCAAACCCAATCCTGCTGCCATCATCCCTCAGTACATGCGTGATTTGTACCATTTTCACACCGGGGATTACGGCAACATCCAGGATTCTAGCTTCACCCACTTAGGGAAACACACACGGGGCGCCAACACAGTGCGGAGCTTCCATCACTTGG ATTATCTCCAGGAGGTTCCCTATCCTAAGGGAAGAGGTTTCCACCAGATCGTCTTCAACTTGACTACCATCCCTGACCGAGAACATGTCACCTCGGCCGAGCTCCGTTTATTCCGGGAGGCTGAGATTAGGGCTAGTCCCGGTCTGGATGTGGTGGCTGTTTACGAGCTCTCTGGGCCCCTTGGCAGAGGAACGATGGGGCGCAGGCTACTGGAGAGGCGCCTGCTACCCGGTAACCGGAGCCAGTGGGAGAGCTTCGAGGTGGGCCCGGCGGTGATGAACTTGAAAGCAGGGCAGCGGCAAAGGCGGGGACTGGTGGCTTTCCTGGTCGAGATGAGGCCGGGCCTGTCACCACGTGGGCGGCTGAGGGTCGGCAGGTCACCACGGGAGGCTGAGGAACCCCGCTGGCCACTCCTGGTCACCTATGGCCGGGACAGTGGTGGTGGGAGGGCTTTGGGATCCAGGCCCAAGCGGCATGGCCTGAAGAAAGGGGCTCGGACCAGAGTCCGGTCGCGTAATCGGTGCCGCCGGAGGCCGCTGTACGTAGACTTCAAGAGGGTGGGCTGGACTGAGTGGATCATCGCTCCCCGTGGCTACAATGCCTTTTACTGCCAGGGTGAGTGCCGGTTCCCGCTTGCCGATCACATGAACTCCTCCAGCCATGCCATCGTGCAGACTCTGGTCAACTCAGTGAACACTGACATCCCCAAGGCCTGCTGTGTACCCACCGAGCTCAGCCCAGTCGCCATGCTCTACCTAGACGATGATGAGAGAGTGGTCCTCAAGAATTACCAGGAGATGGCCGTCGAAGGCTGTGGATGCCGCTGA